One region of Erythrolamprus reginae isolate rEryReg1 chromosome 12, rEryReg1.hap1, whole genome shotgun sequence genomic DNA includes:
- the LOC139174658 gene encoding trithorax group protein osa-like codes for MGKFLLTCSIVILFILLQTEEIVSISKKGSSRPSGSSSRKPSRPNRPSHNPSKPSHPHNQPSHHPRPPNRPENKPAQHAPPNRPENPAKHPPNHANPPPHNPAQPRPYPVNPQNPAHPPNNPVNPGNPPPYNPAHPPNNPVNPGNPPPYNPAHPPNNPVNPGNPPPYNPAHPPNNPVNPGNPPPYNPAYPHPVNPQNPAHPPPYPVNPQNPAHPPPYPVNPQNPAHPPPYPVNPQNPAHPPPYPVNPQNPAHPPPYPVNPQNPAHPPPYPVNPQNPAHPPPYPANPQNPAHPPPYPVNPQNPAHPPPYPVNPQNPGHVPPYPVNPQNPGHVPPYPVNPPKPGHVPPYPVNPQNPGYFPHQPYNPQNPNWGHYNPKPWKPKPPKTKLKHVAGAAIAGGLAGAVGGFFLGRAMSNLHFQFNNPNEERWWYENRHRYSDHVYYPQYIQPVPQDIFVRDCVNITVKEYVEPTGNATEDEMEATVVKHVVKEMCIEQYRTFSRSSEGGSSRPQDGNPADSKPKGDEVKYVVGKPVVDGPVEDPESYILGSPIAKMDFRFNDSEEERWWNENRHRFATHVYHPNASQPISRDVFMSECVNVTIGEYVKPTGNQTEDELEARVVTQVANEKCMEMYPRLTVFTMAGSYYNNKPEGATTQEIKSEFKYGEGAVLANTPGRASGHNLQNNAVSDLHFSFENALFLIHPFAISIITLITPLLIF; via the coding sequence ATGGGAAAATTCCTGTTGACCTGCTCAATCGTGATTCTCTTCATTTTGCTCCAGACTGAGGAAATTGTCTCCATTTCTAAAAAAGGAAGCAGCAGACCAAGCGGCAGTAGCAGTCGAAAGCCAAGTCGACCTAACAGACCCTCCCATAATCCTAGTAAACCTTCCCATCCCCATAATCAGCCCTCCCATCATCCTAGACCACCCAACCGACCTGAGAACAAGCCTGCCCAGCATGCACCCCCAAACAGGCCTGAAAATCCTGCAAAGCATCCTCCGAACCATGCAAACCCTCCTCCACATAATCCTGCACAACCTCGCCCTTACCCTGTCAACCCTCAAAATCCTGCCCACCCTCCAAACAATCCTGTTAACCCAGGGAATCCTCCCCCATACAaccctgcccaccccccaaataaTCCTGTTAATCCAGGGAATCCTCCCCCATACAaccctgcccaccccccaaataaTCCTGTTAACCCAGGGAATCCTCCCCCATACAaccctgcccaccccccaaataaTCCTGTTAACCCAGGGAATCCTCCCCCATACAACCCTGCCTACCCACATCCAGTCAACCCCCAAAACCCAGCACATCCTCCCCCATATCCGGTCAACCCTCAAAACCCAGCACATCCTCCCCCATATCCGGTCAACCCCCAAAACCCAGCACATCCTCCCCCATATCCGGTCAACCCTCAAAACCCAGCACATCCTCCCCCTTATCCGGTCAACCCTCAAAACCCAGCACATCCTCCCCCATATCCGGTCAACCCTCAAAACCCAGCACATCCTCCCCCATATCCGGTCAACCCTCAAAACCCAGCACATCCTCCCCCATATCCGGCCAACCCTCAAAACCCAGCACATCCTCCCCCATATCCGGTCAACCCTCAAAACCCAGCACATCCTCCCCCATATCCGGTCAACCCCCAAAACCCAGGGCATGTTCCACCATATCCGGTCAACCCCCAAAACCCAGGACATGTTCCACCATATCCGGTCAACCCTCCAAAACCAGGACATGTTCCACCATATCCTGTCAACCCTCAAAATCCTGGGTATTTCCCACACCAACCCTATAACCCCCAAAATCCTAACTGGGGACACTATAATCCCAAACCTTGGAAACCTAAACCTCCCAAGACTAAGTTGAAGCACGTGGCTGGAGCGGCAATTGCAGGTGGACTGGCAGGAGCTGTTGGAGGCTTCTTCCTGGGACGTGCCATGTCTAACCTGCACTTTCAATTTAACAACCCGAATGAAGAGCGGTGGTGGTATGAAAATCGCCACCGTTACTCTGATCACGTTTACTACCCCCAGTACATCCAGCCCGTTCCACAAGACATCTTTGTGAGAGACTGTGTGAACATCACAGTGAAAGAATACGTTGAGCCCACTGGGAATGCAACAGAGGATGAGATGGAAGCCACCGTGGTGAAGCATGTGGTGAAGGAAATGTGCATCGAGCAGTATCGTACTTTCTCCAGGTCTTCAGAAGGAGGCAGTTCCAGACCTCAAGATGGCAACCCAGCGGACTCAAAGCCAAAGGGCGATGAAGTGAAATATGTAGTGGGGAAACCTGTTGTAGATGGTCCAGTGGAAGACCCCGAGAGCTACATCTTAGGCAGCCCCATAGCCAAGATGGATTTTCGTTTTAATGACAGTGAGGAAGAACGTTGGTGGAATGAAAACCGTCACCGTTTTGCCACCCATGTTTACCACCCAAACGCTAGCCAGCCAATTTCAAGAGATGTTTTCATGAGTGAGTGTGTAAATGTCACCATAGGAGAATATGTCAAGCCCACTGGAAACCAAACTGAAGATGAACTGGAAGCCAGAGTGGTGACACAGGTGGCAAATGAAAAATGCATGGAGATGTATCCCCGCTTGACTGTTTTCACAATGGCAGGCAGCTACTATAATAATAAACCAGAGGGAGCTACTACACAGGAGATCAAAAGTGAGTTCAAATATGGAGAAGGAGCAGTTTTGGCTAATACTCCTGGAAGAGCCAGTGGACACAATCTCCAAAACAATGCTGTGTCTGATTTGCATTTCTCTTTTGAGAATGCTTTGTTTCTCATTCATCCTTTTGCCATTTCAATCATTACCTTAATCACTCCTTTGCTGATCTTCTAA